The nucleotide sequence GGCACCTGGCCGCCGGTCCAGATCGTGCCGCGCAGGCGGCTGCCCTGGCGGTAGGGTACGGGGATCGGCCAGTCCCAAACCCGCTTGGGCCAGCTGTCGCCGCGCGGGATGTATTTATCGAAGCCGTTCCATTCCTCGCGAAACGCGAGCACCTCGACCTTGGTTAGCGCATCCTGGGGCCAAAGGCGATGACACGGAACGACGGTCGCCGGCGGAGCGGGTTCCTTGAAATAGGTCGCGCGTACCGCCGCCATGGCGGCCCACTCATCCTGGGTCGTGCCGAAGTAATAGCCTTCCTTCTTGATCGCGTCCTGCATTGAGGCACCGAGTTCAACCAGCGTGTCGGTCAGACCCTGCATGACCTCGTGCGTCTGGGCGATGCCGTCGGCACCAGCGCTCTCACCGGTGCGGCCGGGCACCGCGATGAACTCGCCGGCACGCAGGCCGACGGTGAGGTCCCGACCGCGGAAGCTCTCCTTGTGCGCGTCCGGCACCGGCCGGCTGACAGAGCGGTGGTCGCTATCGCGCCAGCCCGGCTGCGCAATCGCCTGGATCTGTACCGTCTGCCCGGCGAAAGGCTGAAGCGGTACCGGGTTGGCCGTCACTGCCGGCAGAAGGTCGGCCACGATTGGATCAACCAGCCGCGCGATGACGCCGAGCCCGTCCTCACCCGGGTCGGCGGAATAGAACACCTTCAAGCGGACGATGTCCTCCAGCCCGGCGCCTTCGAGCGCCAATGCTTCCGCGACATTGGTCATGGCGCCTTCGATCTGAGCGTTCAGGTCATCGGGATGGCGCATCTGACCGTCGCCGTCGAAATCACCGGCACCGCCGACGAACATCAGCGGGCCGGCCTTGGCCGAAATCACATGTGAGCGTCCGTAAGGTAGCCGCCAGACCTGTTCGCCCATGACCTCTTCCTCCTATGATGCTGTTTCGTCGAAGCCTGGGTGCGACCGGGCGAAGGGTCAAGCCAGAGGAAAGTCATGAGTGCAAAAGACATCCATCCGGACATGCAATTCCTGGTCGACGTGCGCGACAAGATCGGCCCGAAGGGCGAGACGCCGGAAGACCAGCGCCGGTTCTGGACAGCGTACGCGGCCGCCACCAACCGGCCGCCACCCGACGACATGGCGATCCGTGACGACGTTGTCGAGACGGCGGAGCACAAGGTGCCCGTGCGCATCTACCGGCCAGCGAACGCGCCCGACTCCGCGCCCGCCGTCATCTACATGCACGGCGGCGGTTTCATGCTGGGCGACCTCGACAGCTCCGATTCGATCGCCTGGGGTTATGCGGACAACGCCGACTGCGTGGTCGTCAGCGTCGACTACCGCCTGACGCC is from Pseudomonadota bacterium and encodes:
- a CDS encoding Rid family hydrolase, whose product is MGEQVWRLPYGRSHVISAKAGPLMFVGGAGDFDGDGQMRHPDDLNAQIEGAMTNVAEALALEGAGLEDIVRLKVFYSADPGEDGLGVIARLVDPIVADLLPAVTANPVPLQPFAGQTVQIQAIAQPGWRDSDHRSVSRPVPDAHKESFRGRDLTVGLRAGEFIAVPGRTGESAGADGIAQTHEVMQGLTDTLVELGASMQDAIKKEGYYFGTTQDEWAAMAAVRATYFKEPAPPATVVPCHRLWPQDALTKVEVLAFREEWNGFDKYIPRGDSWPKRVWDWPIPVPYRQGSRLRGTIWTGGQVPFEPGRNRGVNIYPGELLPQTRFTMSYIDDILRGFDAVSSDLALLVCYFTSSGSQEETERFLDTVADCVAGPLPPITCVPQPHMHNPDMTVEIWGVARG